The sequence CTGCTAGATCTAGAAGGCTATGTTGATCTGATTATTCCGCGCGGGTCTAATGCCTTTGTGCGGTTTGTGCAAGACAACACCCGGATTCCGGTGTTGGGTCATGCCGATGGGATTTGCCACCTGTACGTGGATCGAGAGGCAGATCTAGATCAGGCGGTGGCGATCGCGGTGGATGCCAAGACCGCCTACCCCTCCGCCTGTAACGCCATTGAAACCCTGCTAATTCACCAAGACATTGCGGCGGTGGCGCTACCGCCCCTAGCGACAGCCCTGCGAGAAGCCCAGGTCGAAATTCGCGGCGACGCCCAGGCTTGCCAGATCGTGCCCTACCTGGTGCCCACCACCGCAGACGACTGGGCCACAGAGTATAGCGATCTAATTTTGTCGGTGAAGGTGGTGGCGTCAACGACCGAGGCGATCGCCCACATCGCGACCTACGGCTCTCGCCATACCGAGGCGATTGTCACCCGCAACCCGGTCACCGCCGCCTACTTTATGAACCGAGTTGATGCAGCCGGGGTCTATCACAACTGCTCGACCCGCTTTGCCGACGGGTTTCGCTATGGCTTTGGGGCCGAGGTGGGCATTAGCACCCAAAAAATGCCCCCCAGGGGGCCGGTGGGGCTAGAGGGATTGGTCACTTACAAGTACCATCTGGTGGGCGATGGCCATGTCTCCGCCACCTACAGCGGCAGCGAGGCCAAGCCCTTCACCCATAAAGATTTGCCGCTCTAGGTTAGAGTCGAGCCCCAGGAGCAGCAGCTATGGAACGTGTCGTCATTATTGGCCTGGGTCTGATCGGCGGATCGCTGGGGCTAGATTTAGTGGGCCAGGGCCACAGCGTGGTTGGCATTGCCCGCCGCGAGGAGACGGCTCAGGCGGCTGTGGCGATGGGGGCAGTTACCGAAGCGGCCACTGACCTAGGGTTGGTAGCAGGGGCCGATATGGTGTTTATTTGCACCCCCATTGATGCGGTGGTGGCCACGGCGGCGGCGATCGTGCCCCACCTGAGCCCAGAGGCCGTAATTACCGATGTGGCTTCGGTGAAGGGAGAGTTGGTACCAGCGATCGAGGCGCTGTGGCCCCATTTTGTCGGCGGACACCCGATGGCGGGCAAGGCCGAGGCGGGGCTGGCGGTAGCCGAGGCAGGGCTGTTTCAGGGACGTCCCTACGTGCTGACGCCTACCGAGGCCACGAACCCAGCGGCACTGGAGCGGGTGAGGGCGATCGCCGCCAGCCTGGGCGCTAACCTCTGCCAGTGCAGCCCCCCCCAACACGATCGCGCCGTCGCCTGGATTTCGCACCTGCCGGTGATGGTCAGCAGCAGCCTGATTCTCGCCTGCCAGGAGGAAGCTGACCCAGCTATTCTGGCCCTGGCTCAAACCTTGGCCAGCTCAGGCTTTCAAGACACCAGCCGGGTAGGCGGCGGCGTGCCAGAGC is a genomic window of Nodosilinea sp. E11 containing:
- a CDS encoding glutamate-5-semialdehyde dehydrogenase — protein: MTVSPVAQSAVQPLLSIAQATRQAAQTLASLSTAEKNRAIEAVAAALEANANEIVAANQADCEAAVADQLAKPLYGRLKLDEVKLAGAIAGVHDVARLPDPVGPVQIHRELDEGLVLKRVAVPLGVLGVIFESRPDAVMQISALAIKSGNGVILKGGKEAVCSCTALVKAIKQGLQEAGVDPEAVQLLTTREETRALLDLEGYVDLIIPRGSNAFVRFVQDNTRIPVLGHADGICHLYVDREADLDQAVAIAVDAKTAYPSACNAIETLLIHQDIAAVALPPLATALREAQVEIRGDAQACQIVPYLVPTTADDWATEYSDLILSVKVVASTTEAIAHIATYGSRHTEAIVTRNPVTAAYFMNRVDAAGVYHNCSTRFADGFRYGFGAEVGISTQKMPPRGPVGLEGLVTYKYHLVGDGHVSATYSGSEAKPFTHKDLPL
- a CDS encoding prephenate/arogenate dehydrogenase, with the translated sequence MERVVIIGLGLIGGSLGLDLVGQGHSVVGIARREETAQAAVAMGAVTEAATDLGLVAGADMVFICTPIDAVVATAAAIVPHLSPEAVITDVASVKGELVPAIEALWPHFVGGHPMAGKAEAGLAVAEAGLFQGRPYVLTPTEATNPAALERVRAIAASLGANLCQCSPPQHDRAVAWISHLPVMVSSSLILACQEEADPAILALAQTLASSGFQDTSRVGGGVPELGTLMARHNRAALLEALTQYQQQLEQMKMLISAEDWDAVHNTLTQAQAARPAYLI